The Leguminivora glycinivorella isolate SPB_JAAS2020 chromosome 7, LegGlyc_1.1, whole genome shotgun sequence genomic interval gaaaaatatattatttctgactttctggcaaaggaatttcaaagtggccatataaagcaaattttcccaactttggcaacttgtatcttaaaaaatgctaatccgatttcgatgcggtctttagtttttaactatgaatttatctgtctttgatttaaaaaaactcatatatcgacattgtacatttcgtctgtcattctttgaagttattcagtgcgagacataaatttactttttttataataatttttgttttaaattttttttaaattacataaagcaatacctttcatttgagatacgttttgtcaaaatcggacgatacaataaaaagatagatttttttttttcattttcataaaacacctcgctacgctcggcttcctaagggatgaaatttcgatatcctcggaaaaaatcgtttactaagacgtctactatcaccatgcaaagcggcttgcttccatctaaaagtgcagctttttttttcataactagtatgactattaaAGAATTACCTACAGTTAATTCCTTTTGCAAGAAATTtgttaaattaataataaaaaatcaaaCGACAGcttctttcaaaataaatattttccttGTAACTCAACACCCCAGGGAAATATTCCAAAGTTTGcattacaaataaaacaaataatttgcatACAGTTTACAGTTTAGTTTTCTTGCAAAGTAAGTACATGTTACCCTTATCAAATCTGAAAACTTTGACCTGAAACTTTCATAATTACGAAATACTGCATTACACTCTTTTGAAAATcatgtttttaaaaatttatttacAACTGCTGAAAGCCATCAATCAAGAGGAATTAAGTAATCTTATCTATAAAGTCAGTTTACATTTTCCCACGTTTGTTATTGTGCATTAAAcccagatttcttatcggatacGCGCAACGTTTTACTACCGCTGATAAGATGATATTCCCGTAGACACTAGGACCAAAACTACGGGATAGCAACTTATAATTAAAGATGTAAACCTGTTTAACATAAAATCAGGCTAAAAACGACTGTTTTCGAGGTAATAGATTGTGATCTCCTCGAATGGTTTTTCTGCGAGATTGGAAGTTGATAGAGTTACCTGTTAACCTAGACAAGTTATGAATTTATTCTAATAATGTACGTTTTTTGCTAATCGCTCTAAGATATTCAATTCGGTCGATTTCTCAATTAGGGGCATGCATGGAAAATTCTCACTTTAATGTACAAGTTCTCCAAACATCTAAATATGTGTATGATTTGAACAGTTTGTACAATAAATTCGAgtgtacagtcgaccaaaaatgtggtttaccaccctacggttgagtttcgtttgaacgtcatgagacaacaagtGATCATGTATGACAATTGCTCTCTCTCTATATATGATACttacgtcatgccatgtgtcaagtcaaccttagcgatcgttagagttcgcagaaacttttgtcaaaagtgatagaccactttcttggccgacTATACATATGTGTCGTACACTCGAATTTATTGTGTGGTGTAAGTATGTGTCGCCCCCGCGTATTTCGAGGTCAACTCAGATCGCATCAGTGTGATACTAAGATTCAACTCATCGTCAGACGCTTCTTTCTCATAACTAGTCCAGTGGACAGGATCAGGTACAACTGCGGGCTCTCGGAGCCCAGAGCGGTGTGTCTATGGCTAGATATGTTGTGTGAACTCACCGTTAAACGCTTCTTCCTCTTATAACTCGCCCAGTTCTGAGCTTCAATAACGAGTTTCCCGCCGGGGCGCAGGTCCGCGAACATGCGGCGGAAGGCGCGCTTGAGCCCCGCGTCGCCCCAGTTCAGGTGAAGCCACTTGGTAGTGGATAGACACAGGATCAGGTCGAACTGAGGGCTCTCGGAGCCTAGAGGGGTGTCTTCGCGCGGGACGTAGTTTCCCTGGAAACGAGAATACATTATGGTAGTTAGAGACCTGGCAATCTACATCCCTGAGGATGAGGAGTCTTCTTATGGATAGGAATCATCTACTGTCCAGTCAGGAACAAAAGTAGCAGACCAAACTTTCGATGTGTCTACATTCGCCGCTGAACATAAAGAGATGTATATctatcaaaaatatctgacacaaaTTGCACAGATTTGTCAATATTTAGAAAATTCAGGACTATTAATCCTGACTATACTAGATGAATTACGTGAACTAATAAGTAGCAATGAAATATTAgtttgttctaagaataacAATAACATGTTTATCGCCGCCCTACAAACTTTACGATAAAATTAACACCGCAGACGACGGGAGTAAAACCACCGCTCGCTTTACCTGATAAGTAGACGCATACATTCACCTCATTTAACTATCATAATTATGTGTATACGTGTTTTCTTAGGCTCCCCATTGTAGAAAATACGTTATTttgtcaaaaaaattaaaccgtCCTGCTGGAGCAAAATATTAATACTTCTCATGCTCAAAAAATGCACCTTTATGTCATACGTAGACGACATAAAATGGCATTTTATGCTCTAGAGCATAAAGTACAATTTTCTtctaaggtaatcggtctcaacAGCCAAACAGTTAAACATATTGCACAACTTTACTGAGTAATACAATTGTGTAGATGACAAAActtgttatattatttaatttttgctacaatttattagaattacgtattttctgtcattaaattaagtaaatcaCATAAAATAGGAGTCGATTATCGTTCAAAAATGTTTGACTTGGCAGAAAAataagcgtctgaaactctgatcacatgttgaaaatttaaaaaaataattttaaagttagttggcgggaattggttacGTATTATGTTATTTCGCTCTACGATAATTTCGTGATTTAaattgccgtgaaaaatataattatttcctcGCAATTGAAGTGAAAAGCAGAGTATACAACAAGGGCATAAATGTCCATTTTTACCCTTGTCTACTATTTTGTCCAAAAATTGCCTCGGGTAAAAATGGGTCACTTTATAACCTTGTACAATCTACtgttatgcagtgcacgaaataaagcaccaaataattacatacatacatacatacatataatcacgcctgtatcccataaaggggtaggcagagcacatgaactactaagtttcagtgccactcttggcaaaaaggggttgaaagaaatccaaattatgacattgcagtgacaggttgccagcctctcgcctacgccacaatttaacccatatcccacagtcgacttctacgacacccacgggaagaaagggggtagtgaaattcgTAACCCGTCACCATACGGGGGAAcaaataattagaagaaaaatatcatAAGTCAAACAGAAAGATAtacaagtaaatgaattgactgtgATGTAACGTAACTCCTCacgtttcatataaattccttattagaaaatcgttttgacataagctgatttgactagtaggaaactaaccTATTCAAACACTGACCTGTTTAAAGGTAACATTATGCGGAAAGACCGGCGGCGTCGGCTCCACGGCGTTGCACAGCGGGCCATAGAGCATCGACATTGACATAGGGAAGTAGCACCTCTGCTCCTGCTTTCCCGCCTTCCTGTTCTTACGAGGCTTCTTCACTTTCCTCATCTCCTTCTTCCCTTCTTTCTTATCTTCCCCAGGTTTGTCCTCTCCAGTTTTGTCGTCAGCTGTTTTTGGGGCGGTCGCGCATTCTGTACATTTCTCTTCGGTACATTTGTCGCAATCCTTTTTATCGTCGTCCATTTCCGTTTTCTTATCGTCTTCCGTCTTTGGTTCCGCGGGAATGGGCACGAATGATCTTAGGTTTTTTCTCGCTCGACCTGAAAGTATAGAGGTAAATGTTATCATTCAAAATAATGTATACTAATGGAAGTAATTTTAGAATCCTAACAGCAATATTATTTAGATATAGGTATGTAAAATGTTGATGGTGTACCTAATAGAGTAACCTGATCTTGTTCAAACTTGTTCGCGTCTCAACTCACTTTgtatggaaataaaataaataaaattgtatcgTGTCGTTCTGAAATAATATTCAATTTggactaaggtacagcggggcaaatctcgactggggggcaattgtaactgatccatttttttcattattacactatgatgttgagttctacatgtatccactgaacacgcctaccatatataaacGGTGggcactatttaataatgcaaacattgtaaaacagggAAAAAACgggatttgccctgctgtaccttacaaaTAATTAAGACTAAAGAGCATAGGCAGATAAAATAACCGTGTCACTGTTAAATCAATAATTACACCATTTACACCCAACTTTGCTGAGAAGGGTATATTGCATAACAAGCTGCAAtgcaagcggaagtctctttccagcCACTTTTATCAGAAAGAGGCTTCCTATGTTGCAAGTTACAAGTTATTATGCAATAGGCTCCTGATCTATATATTTTCAATTCGAATAAATTGTCAACTAGGGCTTTAAGTCTCTTCTCaggactttttttaaatacaggcTAAGACATTTGTACCAGTTAGAATCGAATTCAGTATGGATTCGAAAGTATGTTTCCATTACCAATAGGATGCAAGTATGTATCTGTTAAGAAAGCAAGAACAAGACTGAtgtaagttatttattttagatcttctcttatattatattttccTTTTACTACAACTGATACTTAACATATTTTATGTAATATACAAGATTTGGCGTCATCAGCCAATGTCCAGCACTTCCTTATTCTGGAACAGCTAATAGTGCTCCCTCGGGGGGACATCCAGCAAGATTACAATACCTACACTTACCAATCAGTACTGGATCTATGTCGATGCCGACGACGGAGCGAGCGCCCAGCGTGCTAGCGACGGCGATGGACACGTGACCAACGTTACAGCCAATGTCCAGCACGTCCTTATGCTGGAACAGCTCGTGCACCTTCGGGGGGACATCCACCAAGATTACAATACCTACACTTACCAATCAGTACTGGATCTATGTCGATGCCGACGACGGAGCGAGCGCCCAGCGTGCTAGCGACGGCGATGGACACGTGACCAACGTTACAGCCAATGTCCAGCACGTCCTTATTCTGGAACAGCTGGTGCACCTTCGGGGGGACATCCAAGGTTACAATACCTACACTTACCAATCAGTACTGGATCTATGTCGATGCCGACGACGGAGCGAGCGCCCAGCGTGCTAGCGACGGCGATGGACACGTGACCAACGTTACAGCCAATGTCCAGCACGTCCTTATTCTGGAACAGCTGGTGCACCTTCGGGGGGACATCCAAGGTTACAATACCTACACTTACCAATCAGTACTGGATCTATGTCGATGCCGACGACGGAGCGAGCGCCCAGCGTGCTAGCGACGGCGATGGACACGTGACCAACGTTACAGCCAATGTCCAGCACATCCTTGTTCTGGAACAGGTGGCGGTGCATCTCGAACACTTGCAGGCGGACGTCCATCATCGCGTTCAGGTTACGGTAACCATAGTACCTGAAATGGTGGCAAGAGGCATATGTACTATAAAAACTTTAGTTAAGTTACATTTACAACTTTCATTTTATGTGTTTGCAGAGATGCAACGGATAAGTGTGGTgttttggccggataccggataccggaatTTCGGGGGAGCGACCGCCGgatatccggtatccggccaccGTATATCCTGTCTAAAGTTGTTAAGTAAAACACAATGGCACGGGGGCGCGTTCGGCGGTGCTGGTTCAATTCTAGTTGTAGGTATGAAATAGGCAATATTTGATGGAAAATCCACctaattttttagggttccgtagccaaaatggcaaaaacggaacccttatagtttcgtcatgtccgtctgtccgtctgtccgtctgtccgtctgtccgtctgtcacagccgatttactcggaaactataagtactacagtgatgaaatttgatgggaatatgtgttgtatgaaccgctacaaaattatgacactaaatagtaaaaaaaagaattgggggtggggccccccatacatgtaactgagggatgaaaatttttttttcgatgtacatacccgtgtggggtatcaatggaaaggtcttttaaaatgatataaagttttctaaaaaacatttttcttaaagtgaacggtttttgagatatcagctctcaaagtcgtaaaaagtatgtcccccccccctctatttttataactacggggtataaaattctaaaaaaaaatagaggtgatgcatgctaattaactctttcaacgatttttggtttgatcaaagtatctcttatagtttttgagataggttgatttaactgtaattttggcaggtgtataaattgacataataagtttattatatttgctgctacggaaccctttgtgcgcgagcccgactcgcacttggccggtttttttatactacgtcggtggctaacaggtatacggtccggtccgcctgatggaaagcggtcaccgtaacctatggacgcctgcaactcaaggggtgtcacatgcgcgtttgccgacccattagaaacttgtacactacacactatttttgtactttcgaatttttattcattatttacgaTAATTATACTATACTCACTAGTTTCTGGTTTGATATTTATGTTAGACAAGTTTTCTCCTCAAAAAATGGGACCTAACCCCTAACTGGTTTCCAGCCCGATAGTGGCCGGATACTACGCAACCACGGTACTATCCGGCCGAATACCGGACAGTAACCGAATTACCATTGCATCTCAGACATCTGTTGAATCAGacaactaacaaacgtagagacggccaggctggtatactttagctacttccacagtgttatgtcatatgggatcctgttatggggaaaagctgcagacattcaggctatttttgtgctgcaaaaacgagctgtccgttcaatctacggattgggcggtcgagcatctttaagagaaaaattcaaagaggtgaacatccttaccgttgcctctcaatacatatacgaaaatattatgtatgttcggaaaaatatccacgaattcaagcttaacagtgacatccataactataacacaaggaacaaacataaacttgctgtgaccgcccaccgtctccgtaaggttggtacgtctttcgtcgggaactgtacacgtttttataacaaagtaccaaccgatatagtggatttgccatttgacaaatttaaggcacgcattaagcgtttgttgttatgtaaggcgtactacactgtgaaggattttatagatgatagggatgcctttaaggtggttgcttgtcaatagatgaatgaagtcgtatatattttttcattttctctgcattgtgtaattaagcatactagtgttcaattgacgtatgagaacatattctcgtctgattatattgtttttatttaagtttagttgtggacacttggagaccttatacatctccaagattatgtgtttaatgtttaatgtttatcttactttaattttattgtataaatctatatttccttcctttgtaacatacgagcacagaatatagtgtcttacagctatgttttattatttgaatatttaatttagcctggcagcttaaacatgtcatgcacacttaaaagtctttgctgcggtggcgtcgttgatcgggtcgccaccttcccgaataaaggttgagggaggcgatggctgagatatgcgtcatactcgtgaacgggtgccgtctgtgaagaccggtctgtttaagcttactggggctgttataacttagtaactttaattctaatttttattaaattaggacactttgttcggttgtcgtttgtttcctttcttttagtgaatattttaaatatatgattttgactcatggagaccatatacatctctaaggagaattagattaagtagatatacattttatttttagttgtgacatttagagtcatttgcacctctaaagtaattttagacttttttttttgtatttgtactttttatattaaaatttagtgtagttcttggttgtaattcgacatttagagaccttctacatctctaattaattgtatagagttaactttagttagaacttagaattagtatataatagtatcaattgtaatttcaactcaattttaaatatttttttaaatacctatgtacatgtgacgtgtaaaagtgcccctgtggcctatttgctgaataaattattttgattttgatttgatttgatttgatctcTAATTGCTGCTCAAAATTTCAACCTACTAGCCATCTAAAATATAAGCAAATGAAATAATTAAATGAAGTGTCCTATTGGCTAGATTTTTTATTGAATCTATTCATAATACCAAACAGACTTACTCTTGAGAACTTTTTATGTGTTGCTGTTAAGCAACTTAACACTTAATTAGTGGTAATTATGATTGTTAAAGAATGGTTAATAGTCTTGCACAAAAGTGGGTCAACTGAATGCAAATGTTCAGAGTATAAATATTAAAGTTACCTGTCATAGTTTCCATACTGGTATTTTGTGTTTTTTGGGTGAAATGTAGGCAACTTGTGTTCTCCTTCAGTCTTACTCTGTTTGTGCGGTGAGATGGGGCGCTCAGGCGGAGCTGGCCGCTGGTGCGGCCGGACTCGCTTCCACGTCCCCGGCTGTGGTACCACGGGACTAACTATTTTATCCAGGGAATCCATGCGGCGCAACTTTTTGGCATCCTTGCCTTTCTGAGAATTTTCACTTTCACTACAAGACCTCTTTCTGGCTTTAGAAGCTGCCGTGGATATAGGTTTTGATGCTGATGTAGATGGTTCTGGTGGTAGCGGCTCCTTGATACCATCTGCTTTCTCTTCAACAACCTTTTCAACTATTTGAGCGTTATCTGAGCATTCAGTAGTTCTCCGCCGCAAACGTGGCTTTTTGCGTGGCTTGCGCTGTTGCATTTCAAGACGTTTCTCATACTCCTCATTGTCCAATGGCTCCAAAAGATTCAAAGGATCTCTAATATTAGGCGGAATAATGACATCTATTTTAGCTTTGTGTCGAGGCGGTGTGGGCAAAGGAGAAGATTCTGGAGTAACTGCATTCATTGCTCTGTTGATGTCTTCATCTTGCAAACTATTAAGATTCAGGGGATCTGATATATTACCTCCTAAAAGAAATTTTGTGGGTGGAATGAACGCGTCCTTGCGGGGTCTTTTGTATGGAAGAAAGAACTTTGATATGGAAGGGAAACTTTGTGCTCTTTTCCTGCCTTGCTTGAACTTAGTGCCCGCGTAGTGCACTCTGCGCACCGTGCTTCGGTCGGAGTTATCTTTAGATGGCAAGTAGCCCTTTTTTCCATGACGAGACTTTTTCTTTCCCTTCTTACCGGTACCAGCAGCAACATCTCCATCTTTCGAAGTGTTCGATTCACTCACTGACTGATTCACAGAAATGTTTACGGAAGAATCCGTAGCCGTAGCCACTACACTGTCCGATATTTCACTGACCCTTTCATTTTCCGCACTCTTTACTTCACAATTGCTCTCAGAAGCAATAACTTCTTCTTTAGGACTACCCATTTCACGTAAACGATGCACAATATTCTTACATGTTACAGTAGAAATATTTCAAACTTAAATTTACCGCCATTGGAGGACTCTGCAGAATGTGCAAGGCCTTCCATCCGTCACTGTTAATAAACAGGTTAACAACGCCGTTTGTTATTGTTAATAGAAACCGATTTTGGAAATAATAACTTCTTACACTTGTAACAAGAGATTCGAAGAAGAATATCACAAATTAAAACTCACTTCTAACAACTATATCAATAAAACTGCACACTTTCCACATAATTCGCACCACACGCAAAGCAGCAGAAATGGCTATTTATTCATGAGTTAAATTGTTTTCGACAACCACGTTGCGTCAACCCACACTCGAGATCCTTGAACGCCATTGGTCAGtttgtaaaatattaaatactatGCACCAATAGTAGCACACCGTATAAATATTTCGCCAAACGAGAGCGCAGTATACTTGTCACAATGTTACTAGCTATAATAAAGGTAATTTATTGCAGTGACTTATTGcggaaacaaaaatattgtaaaaagcctgtaaaaataataaacaaacgtTACAAACGATAACAATTAGTAAAGTTCAGGTGTACTTTTAGTATGTTTTACGTTTGAGCTTGTTTGTATTataagtttcacttcttccgcgtggAGGAACTcaacgaaattttttttttaatgtaaaattgttaaCTTTTACAACATACATAGTTTGCaagttatatacctactattaagTAGTTGTAAGATTGCTGCATTTGCTGCGCCCTTGCAGGGCTCCCACATGTTATAATGTTTATTatatgtttgcaataaatgctttgtttgtttgtttgttactGCACAAGCATCATAAGAGGGCGCGAATACGGGCGACTTTTCGCTGCAACTTTTTTGTCTCATggacgtatttgtatgaaaagttgcgtcgcttcgtgagcgcactttcatactagcccatggtcgcgacaaaaatgTCGCATCGAAAAGTCGCCTGTAggcttgtaaagcccacttgAGACGCATCTGGGAGGACTGCCGTGGGAGGGACgatccggcagtatgggatACCGCTCTATGCCCTCCCTTggtagccgaggtgggatcgcagggggagaggcgtgatggtatagcggtgcgccactctccctaccccctgcgaccttggcggggtCGCTCCGCTggtagcggcattggtggggctgcaagggaagaggagtgccagtattacggtgcgccgttctccctatcctttgcggccgacttggttagcggtggaaccaaacACCATTTCCACCGCCGGGCACCGGAACTCTTCTGGCGCTCATGGCCTCTTTGTGGCGGACTCGAGGGGGTCCGTCACTGTACCTATAAGCGCCCGAGGAGGAAGGTGCGGCCTGTCATCTGGCGCACTCATTGTGGAGGGCCGCTAGGCATCCGCGGAGAAGCTGCACGTGGGCGGCTCCCGCCAGCGGGGTCGCCGATGTGAGCGCAAGTGTTCCGGTAACCCCGCCAACAAGGCGGCGAGGTGGCATG includes:
- the LOC125228139 gene encoding 7SK snRNA methylphosphate capping enzyme bin3-like: MGSPKEEVIASESNCEVKSAENERVSEISDSVVATATDSSVNISVNQSVSESNTSKDGDVAAGTGKKGKKKSRHGKKGYLPSKDNSDRSTVRRVHYAGTKFKQGRKRAQSFPSISKFFLPYKRPRKDAFIPPTKFLLGGNISDPLNLNSLQDEDINRAMNAVTPESSPLPTPPRHKAKIDVIIPPNIRDPLNLLEPLDNEEYEKRLEMQQRKPRKKPRLRRRTTECSDNAQIVEKVVEEKADGIKEPLPPEPSTSASKPISTAASKARKRSCSESENSQKGKDAKKLRRMDSLDKIVSPVVPQPGTWKRVRPHQRPAPPERPISPHKQSKTEGEHKLPTFHPKNTKYQYGNYDRYYGYRNLNAMMDVRLQVFEMHRHLFQNKDVLDIGCNVGHVSIAVASTLGARSVVGIDIDPVLIGRARKNLRSFVPIPAEPKTEDDKKTEMDDDKKDCDKCTEEKCTECATAPKTADDKTGEDKPGEDKKEGKKEMRKVKKPRKNRKAGKQEQRCYFPMSMSMLYGPLCNAVEPTPPVFPHNVTFKQGNYVPREDTPLGSESPQFDLILCLSTTKWLHLNWGDAGLKRAFRRMFADLRPGGKLVIEAQNWASYKRKKRLTQTIYENFNAIEMTPQKFREYLLSPEVGFSKCAVLGVPQHASKGFRRPIQLYIKGDFTPSKARWSDAYAPSSAHRPEAAPARRTVYAPVAPAYRPSDDAVSAGAATPFSPNLDCEADDSPFYNPRSDSYAPSYQPPRPTVYATLPSPSRAPRPPSPSPSPPARAPTTTEPRESYADTPLSYVYHTNIIVGDVPSSFFTLEKKEGIQTYDRISMINT